The following coding sequences are from one Anabaena sphaerica FACHB-251 window:
- a CDS encoding dual specificity protein phosphatase family protein, which translates to MTWTQGANHVEFLPGVYVGNFIAASQAEKLKLDAVLNLASEFNLAFLSSSTVTYKKMSLIDGAHNAISDHALLEAINWIEEQVQQRKKVLVNCRAGIGRSGSISIGYCFYKNPPWSYEQTLNYIWSKKADIYPHKHLQESLERLFPRSQC; encoded by the coding sequence ATGACTTGGACACAAGGAGCAAATCACGTTGAGTTTCTGCCAGGTGTTTATGTTGGCAACTTTATCGCCGCTTCTCAGGCTGAAAAGCTGAAACTTGATGCTGTACTCAACTTAGCTTCTGAGTTCAATTTAGCTTTTTTATCTAGTTCTACTGTTACTTATAAAAAGATGAGTTTAATAGATGGAGCGCACAATGCTATATCTGATCATGCCTTGCTAGAAGCTATCAACTGGATAGAAGAACAGGTACAACAAAGGAAGAAAGTTTTAGTAAATTGTCGAGCCGGAATTGGTAGAAGTGGTTCTATCAGTATTGGCTATTGCTTTTATAAAAATCCACCTTGGAGTTATGAACAAACTCTCAACTATATATGGAGCAAAAAAGCAGATATTTATCCTCATAAACATCTTCAGGAAAGCTTGGAACGGCTATTTCCTCGCAGTCAATGTTAA
- the ffh gene encoding signal recognition particle protein translates to MFDALSDRLESAWKKLRGQDKISQSNIQDALREVRRALLEADVNLQVVKDFISEVETKAQGAEVIAGVRPDQQFIKIVHDELVQVMGEENVPLAEVEGKTTVVLMAGLQGTGKTTATAKLALHLRKLNRSCLLVATDVYRPAAIDQLITLGKQIDVPVFEMGSDADPVEIARQGVERARAEGINTVIVDTAGRLQIDQDMMAELARIKSTIAPDETLLVVDSMTGQEAANLTRTFHDQIGITGAILTKMDGDSRGGAALSVRQISGAPIKFIGVGEKVEALQPFYPDRMASRILGMGDVLTLVEKAQEEIDLADAEKMQEKILSAKFDFTDFLKQLRLMKNMGSLGGIMKLIPGMGKLSDDQLKQGETQLKRCEAMINSMTMQERRDPDLLASSPSRRRRIASGSGYRESDVSKLVGDFQKMRSLMQQMGQGNFPGMPGMFGGGMGNPLAAGGNGPAPGWRGYPGGAAPAKKKKKEKKKKGFGTL, encoded by the coding sequence ATGTTTGATGCACTATCTGACCGTTTAGAATCTGCCTGGAAAAAACTGCGGGGACAAGATAAAATCTCTCAATCCAACATTCAAGACGCTTTGCGCGAAGTGCGTCGCGCCTTGTTGGAAGCAGATGTTAACCTCCAGGTAGTCAAAGATTTTATTTCTGAAGTCGAAACCAAAGCTCAAGGAGCCGAGGTAATAGCTGGCGTGCGCCCTGACCAACAGTTTATCAAAATTGTTCACGATGAACTTGTACAGGTGATGGGGGAAGAAAATGTTCCCCTAGCAGAAGTTGAAGGTAAAACCACTGTTGTCCTGATGGCGGGTTTACAGGGTACTGGTAAAACCACTGCTACTGCTAAATTAGCCTTACATTTACGGAAGTTAAATCGTAGTTGTTTGTTAGTAGCCACAGACGTATATCGTCCCGCAGCCATTGACCAGCTAATTACACTCGGTAAGCAAATTGACGTACCTGTGTTTGAGATGGGCAGCGATGCTGACCCTGTAGAAATTGCCCGTCAAGGTGTGGAACGTGCCAGGGCAGAAGGCATCAATACGGTGATTGTTGATACTGCTGGACGCTTACAAATTGACCAAGACATGATGGCGGAATTAGCCCGCATCAAATCAACTATCGCACCTGACGAAACCCTGTTAGTAGTGGACTCAATGACGGGTCAAGAAGCCGCAAATCTTACCCGTACTTTCCACGACCAAATTGGCATTACCGGGGCGATTCTCACCAAGATGGACGGTGATAGCCGGGGTGGTGCGGCTTTGTCAGTGCGGCAAATTTCCGGTGCGCCGATTAAATTTATCGGTGTGGGTGAAAAAGTCGAGGCGCTACAACCGTTTTATCCGGACCGGATGGCTTCCCGGATTCTCGGTATGGGTGATGTTCTCACCTTGGTAGAAAAAGCCCAGGAAGAAATCGACTTGGCAGATGCTGAGAAAATGCAGGAGAAAATCCTGTCAGCGAAGTTTGATTTTACAGACTTTCTCAAGCAGTTGCGCCTGATGAAAAATATGGGTTCATTGGGTGGCATCATGAAGCTGATTCCCGGTATGGGCAAGCTTTCAGATGACCAGTTGAAGCAAGGGGAAACCCAGCTAAAACGCTGTGAAGCCATGATTAATTCGATGACCATGCAAGAACGGCGTGATCCCGATTTATTAGCGAGTTCTCCGAGTCGGCGGCGGCGCATCGCTTCTGGTTCTGGCTATAGAGAGTCAGATGTCAGTAAGCTGGTGGGAGATTTCCAAAAAATGCGATCGCTCATGCAACAAATGGGTCAAGGAAACTTCCCCGGTATGCCAGGAATGTTTGGTGGCGGTATGGGCAACCCCCTAGCCGCAGGCGGAAATGGACCTGCACCCGGTTGGCGTGGTTATCCCGGCGGCGCAGCACCTGCGAAAAAGAAAAAGAAAGAGAAAAAGAAAAAAGGCTTTGGCACTCTTTAG
- the rpsP gene encoding 30S ribosomal protein S16, protein MIKLRLKRFGKKREASYRIIAINDLSRRDGRPLEELGFYNPRTDEVRLDVPGIVKRLQQGAQPTDTVRRILVKANVFEQVSANAAS, encoded by the coding sequence ATGATCAAACTGCGCTTGAAGCGATTTGGTAAAAAGCGGGAAGCAAGTTACCGCATTATTGCTATTAACGACCTATCCCGTCGTGATGGTCGTCCCCTAGAAGAACTAGGATTTTACAACCCCAGAACTGATGAAGTGCGACTAGATGTTCCCGGCATCGTCAAGCGACTACAGCAAGGCGCTCAACCCACGGACACCGTTCGTCGCATCCTAGTAAAAGCTAATGTTTTTGAACAAGTCAGTGCAAACGCCGCATCATAA
- a CDS encoding KH domain-containing protein: MFLNKSVQTPHHKLETKLPAASPNYVGLVKFLVQPFLESPESLSVDCEMSHTLKRAWIRIAFDPIDKGKVFGRGGRNIQAIRTVIAAAAELAGQSVYLDIYGNNSQSRDGMSFDEEQEERIPPPKSRERSGDIPRPVAKPRFR; this comes from the coding sequence ATGTTTTTGAACAAGTCAGTGCAAACGCCGCATCATAAGCTTGAGACGAAGTTACCAGCAGCCAGTCCTAACTATGTTGGGCTGGTGAAGTTTCTTGTGCAGCCGTTTTTAGAATCTCCAGAGTCTTTAAGTGTCGATTGTGAAATGTCTCACACCCTCAAACGGGCTTGGATTCGCATCGCTTTTGACCCTATAGACAAAGGAAAAGTCTTTGGCCGGGGGGGACGCAATATTCAGGCAATTCGCACGGTAATTGCCGCAGCAGCAGAATTGGCTGGGCAATCAGTATACCTGGACATCTATGGCAACAATTCCCAAAGTCGGGATGGGATGTCTTTTGATGAAGAACAGGAAGAAAGAATACCCCCACCAAAATCGAGAGAAAGAAGTGGAGACATACCCAGACCTGTTGCTAAACCACGCTTCCGCTAG
- a CDS encoding PhoH family protein yields the protein MAGALTIQLPNIPSAIALAGYGEANLKFLSQQTGANLVLRGQDLLIAGTEKQVDLAVRLVRSLENLWSKGNNISTADILTARQALESDRQGELQDLQRDILAKSRRGQEVRAKTFRQKQYIEAIRKRDLTFGIGPAGTGKTYLAVVVAVQELLSNQFERLILTRPAVEAGEKLGFLPGDLQQKVNPYLRPLYDAINEFIDPEKVPNLMERGVIEVAPLAYMRGRTLNNAFVIVDEAQNTTPAQMKMVLTRLGFGSRMVITGDITQTDLPMHQQSGLTVALQILKHVEGIAFCEFTQKDVVRHPLVQRIVAAYEQYEK from the coding sequence ATGGCAGGTGCTTTAACAATTCAGCTGCCTAATATTCCCAGTGCGATCGCTCTGGCCGGATATGGGGAAGCAAATCTCAAGTTTCTATCTCAACAAACAGGAGCTAACTTGGTTCTGCGTGGACAGGATCTGCTAATTGCTGGTACAGAAAAGCAGGTTGATCTGGCAGTGCGATTAGTGCGATCGCTGGAAAATCTCTGGAGTAAAGGCAATAATATATCAACTGCTGATATTTTAACAGCCCGTCAGGCATTAGAGAGCGATCGCCAAGGTGAACTACAAGACCTACAACGAGATATCCTCGCTAAAAGTCGTCGTGGTCAAGAAGTCCGCGCTAAAACCTTCCGTCAAAAACAATATATTGAAGCTATCCGCAAACGTGATCTCACCTTTGGTATTGGTCCTGCGGGAACCGGTAAAACCTATCTCGCTGTTGTCGTCGCGGTTCAAGAACTGCTATCTAATCAATTTGAAAGACTCATTTTAACTCGTCCTGCGGTGGAAGCAGGGGAAAAACTGGGATTTTTGCCAGGAGACTTGCAACAAAAAGTTAATCCTTATCTCCGTCCTCTTTATGATGCCATCAATGAATTTATCGACCCCGAAAAAGTACCTAATTTAATGGAACGTGGTGTGATTGAAGTTGCACCATTGGCATATATGCGGGGACGAACTTTAAATAACGCTTTTGTGATTGTTGATGAAGCCCAAAATACCACACCAGCCCAGATGAAGATGGTTTTAACTCGCTTGGGTTTTGGTTCACGCATGGTGATTACAGGTGACATCACACAAACCGATTTACCAATGCACCAACAATCAGGGTTAACAGTAGCTTTACAAATTTTGAAACACGTTGAAGGCATAGCTTTTTGTGAATTTACCCAAAAAGATGTTGTCCGTCATCCTTTAGTTCAGCGAATTGTTGCTGCTTATGAACAATACGAAAAATAG
- a CDS encoding type II toxin-antitoxin system RelE/ParE family toxin, which yields MTRRIVIRPKASVDLDEQFAYIAQSNFDAVLSFFDATRQTFSQLAQLPGIGSIYNVKNPRLVGLRKWGVRGFEKHLIFYLEGDEYIEIVRLIHAARDILQILAAEE from the coding sequence ATGACTAGACGAATTGTAATTAGACCAAAGGCTAGTGTTGACCTTGATGAACAGTTTGCTTATATTGCCCAGAGTAATTTTGATGCAGTATTAAGTTTTTTTGATGCTACAAGGCAGACTTTTTCACAATTAGCACAACTGCCTGGTATTGGTAGTATTTATAATGTTAAAAATCCACGTTTAGTTGGTTTGCGGAAGTGGGGAGTTAGAGGATTTGAAAAGCATCTAATTTTTTATTTAGAAGGGGATGAATATATTGAAATTGTCCGGTTAATTCATGCTGCACGGGATATTTTACAAATTTTAGCAGCAGAAGAATAG
- a CDS encoding type II toxin-antitoxin system ParD family antitoxin, translating into MTTVNISLPDSMRDFINEQVAKGGYSTTSEYIRHLIRQDLERVAQTRLETLLLEGLDSGEAIEITDEWWEQKRTQLLERLRK; encoded by the coding sequence ATGACTACAGTAAATATTTCTCTTCCCGATTCTATGCGGGACTTTATCAATGAACAAGTTGCAAAAGGTGGCTACAGTACCACAAGTGAATACATTCGACATTTGATTCGTCAAGACTTAGAAAGGGTGGCACAAACAAGACTAGAAACATTACTATTAGAAGGCTTAGATAGCGGTGAAGCGATTGAGATTACGGATGAGTGGTGGGAACAAAAACGCACTCAGCTTCTTGAGAGACTCCGCAAGTAA
- a CDS encoding phosphodiester glycosidase family protein, with product MVANSAPKLSANCPGNNSQFSIEFFKTNNKGERYSKGINHVILFNPKSPSLDFKVNVGLAHKIYAKDARGNFRREYIPKYFSQLIADENSKLNGKSPIAAINADYIDTVNKPQGLNISRGVEYSGAFKTKRSSFGISGGNPRERIATIDTGRRGANFLNYNLVGGNGRFYRQGNFKDICKALGEFACKGATNRSMVATTSKGYVILLVNDVKANSSIQTSTINKELLPSQFDDVLTGIARNNCLGRIQEGMLFDGGMSPGLFYNNQVYVENFGPIGSVFLIYKK from the coding sequence ATGGTAGCGAATTCAGCCCCAAAACTATCTGCTAATTGTCCCGGTAATAATTCACAGTTTAGTATTGAATTTTTTAAGACTAATAATAAAGGTGAAAGATATTCTAAAGGCATCAATCATGTAATTCTCTTTAATCCTAAATCCCCAAGTTTAGATTTTAAGGTAAATGTGGGTTTAGCTCATAAAATATATGCTAAAGATGCTAGGGGGAATTTTAGAAGAGAATACATTCCTAAATATTTTAGTCAATTGATAGCTGATGAAAATTCTAAGTTAAATGGTAAATCACCCATTGCTGCGATTAATGCTGATTATATAGATACTGTGAATAAACCCCAAGGTTTAAATATTTCTCGTGGTGTAGAATATTCTGGTGCTTTTAAAACTAAACGTTCTTCTTTTGGGATATCTGGAGGAAACCCAAGGGAACGTATCGCTACTATTGATACGGGAAGAAGAGGAGCAAATTTTCTTAATTATAATCTGGTAGGAGGTAATGGCAGATTTTACCGTCAAGGTAATTTTAAAGATATTTGTAAAGCTTTAGGTGAGTTTGCTTGTAAGGGTGCAACTAATCGCTCTATGGTAGCAACTACAAGTAAAGGTTATGTGATTCTGTTAGTTAATGATGTGAAAGCTAATTCTAGTATTCAAACTTCTACTATTAATAAAGAGTTGCTACCAAGTCAGTTTGATGATGTGTTAACAGGAATTGCGAGAAATAATTGTTTGGGGAGAATTCAAGAGGGGATGTTGTTTGATGGAGGGATGTCTCCGGGGTTGTTTTATAATAATCAGGTTTATGTGGAAAACTTTGGTCCAATTGGTTCGGTGTTTTTGATTTATAAGAAGTGA
- a CDS encoding DCL family protein, with product MVAKPSELGGIPFRTLKDRDLHIRSILNQGVRVLSGQELALAFDLLLLHPDADNKIGTGVKQIEVKCSRQGTHYCFWVVREDDSIDDFSYEKCKSKMERLIEKRRESAYREAIQKQITDYRFLDRKSNQSCDHPGCTSSEKIQVDHQHPSFKELVSAFEKDQNNIPTEFDEALGTIYSKRFRESDSAYREAWQEYHKKHATLRLLCKTHNLTRKRKENDS from the coding sequence ATGGTGGCAAAACCTTCAGAGCTTGGGGGTATCCCCTTTAGAACCCTAAAAGATCGTGATCTTCATATCAGGTCAATACTTAATCAGGGCGTAAGAGTATTAAGTGGACAAGAGTTAGCTTTGGCATTTGATTTACTACTATTACACCCTGATGCTGATAATAAGATAGGTACAGGGGTGAAGCAGATTGAAGTTAAATGCTCAAGACAGGGTACACACTATTGTTTTTGGGTTGTTAGAGAAGACGACTCTATAGATGATTTTAGTTATGAAAAGTGCAAGTCCAAGATGGAGAGATTGATAGAAAAACGAAGGGAATCTGCGTACAGAGAAGCGATCCAAAAGCAGATCACTGATTATCGGTTTTTGGATAGAAAATCTAATCAGAGTTGTGATCATCCGGGTTGCACTTCATCAGAAAAGATACAGGTAGACCACCAGCACCCATCATTTAAAGAACTTGTGAGTGCCTTTGAGAAAGACCAAAACAACATACCCACAGAGTTTGATGAAGCATTGGGAACAATATACAGTAAAAGATTCCGAGAATCTGATAGTGCGTATCGGGAGGCTTGGCAGGAATATCATAAGAAACACGCGACACTAAGGTTACTGTGTAAGACGCATAACCTGACTAGAAAGCGTAAAGAGAATGACTCTTAG
- a CDS encoding DUF4912 domain-containing protein encodes MAKERPPLEEMTLRQLRKVASEYAISRYSRMRKSQLLASIQEVQRSKVSLSPSRSLEAQETVEAAKFELGQEDRTGGSLADVDEALADLPGGYGESRIVLLPRDPQWAYTYWDIPNDHKEELRRQGGQQLALRIYDVTDISLEHQSPHSIQEYPADELAREWYLPIPVSDRDYVIDIGYRTPDGGWLVLARSARVHIPPVYPSDWIEDVFITVDFEEDLRGKTKYELVPPAKKIATTAAGAGAGGNPIYDQIFGMAESAEAQRVAGSLFGSMQHVAGSVRPEQVISSYVFPSGVGMWAVPTVSGLTMSGVGMSGVGFSASAVPVRPRKFWLIADAELIVYGATEPDATVTIGGRPIKLNSDGTFRFQMSFQDGVIDYPILAVAADGEQTRSIHMKFERETPSRNTNTKDEAVLEWLS; translated from the coding sequence ATGGCAAAAGAACGCCCGCCGCTAGAGGAGATGACATTAAGGCAGCTTCGTAAAGTTGCTAGTGAGTATGCTATTTCTCGCTATAGCCGAATGCGTAAATCTCAACTGTTGGCATCGATTCAAGAAGTCCAACGCAGCAAAGTATCGCTTAGTCCATCTCGTTCACTGGAGGCACAGGAGACCGTGGAAGCAGCAAAGTTTGAATTAGGTCAGGAAGATCGTACTGGTGGTTCCCTCGCTGATGTCGATGAAGCATTGGCAGATTTACCAGGTGGTTATGGTGAAAGTCGCATTGTGTTGTTACCACGTGATCCGCAATGGGCTTACACATACTGGGATATTCCCAATGATCATAAAGAAGAACTGCGCCGCCAAGGTGGACAGCAACTAGCACTGCGGATTTATGATGTTACTGATATTAGTTTAGAGCATCAAAGTCCTCACAGCATCCAGGAATATCCAGCCGATGAACTAGCCAGAGAATGGTATTTACCCATTCCTGTGAGCGATCGCGATTATGTGATAGATATCGGTTATCGTACCCCCGATGGTGGCTGGTTGGTATTGGCTCGTTCTGCGAGAGTCCACATTCCTCCTGTATATCCTTCCGACTGGATTGAAGATGTCTTCATCACTGTAGACTTTGAAGAAGACTTGCGCGGTAAAACCAAGTATGAATTGGTTCCCCCAGCTAAGAAAATCGCCACTACTGCTGCTGGTGCTGGTGCTGGTGGAAACCCCATTTACGACCAAATCTTTGGTATGGCAGAATCAGCCGAAGCACAACGGGTTGCTGGTTCTCTGTTCGGTTCCATGCAGCACGTAGCCGGTTCTGTACGTCCAGAACAAGTTATCAGTTCCTACGTCTTCCCATCTGGTGTGGGTATGTGGGCAGTTCCCACCGTGTCTGGTTTAACTATGTCCGGTGTGGGTATGTCTGGTGTTGGTTTCTCAGCTTCTGCTGTACCAGTACGTCCCCGCAAGTTCTGGTTAATTGCTGATGCGGAATTGATTGTATATGGTGCAACTGAACCAGATGCAACTGTAACTATTGGTGGCCGTCCTATTAAACTCAATTCAGACGGTACATTCCGTTTCCAAATGTCCTTCCAAGATGGTGTAATTGATTACCCAATTTTGGCTGTTGCTGCTGATGGTGAACAAACTCGTTCTATTCACATGAAGTTTGAACGGGAAACACCTTCTCGCAATACCAATACCAAGGATGAAGCTGTTCTGGAATGGCTTTCATAA
- a CDS encoding glycosyltransferase, with protein MRKLYFLLPGTDGKFACGGLWAELKTFNLAQDICSAEVVTYRQREKDKLFLDDLLQTKNLDDVIFVISWGFDIAKLAPKLQKYNVVYHAHSAGYNFSLPSSIPIITVSRNTMGYWGQKSPNNLIYYLPNQIADEFTNLHLERDIDVLVQARKSSEYLIKQLIPALKQKCKVFVVDSYIEDLPGLFNRAKIYLYDSAEYWAQQGVSEGFGLQPMEALACGCQVFSSVNGGLSDYLDPGFNCYKIAGYSLEYDVQRILKTLSSPVSLTLPSEILTEYRTENIIKRFRVILSDINEFFDHKNHYSANIQDLTQLRLTKLFIQRVYGKLKQKYSSRQ; from the coding sequence ATGAGAAAGCTTTACTTTTTACTGCCAGGAACAGATGGCAAATTTGCCTGTGGTGGTCTTTGGGCAGAATTAAAAACATTTAATTTAGCTCAAGATATTTGTAGTGCGGAAGTTGTCACCTATCGACAAAGAGAAAAGGACAAACTTTTTCTTGATGACTTGCTGCAAACTAAAAATTTAGATGATGTGATTTTTGTCATTAGCTGGGGATTTGATATTGCTAAACTAGCGCCTAAACTGCAAAAATATAATGTGGTTTATCATGCTCATAGTGCAGGTTATAACTTTAGCCTTCCATCCAGTATTCCTATTATTACAGTCAGCCGCAATACAATGGGATATTGGGGGCAAAAATCACCCAATAATCTGATTTATTATTTACCTAATCAAATTGCTGATGAATTTACAAATTTGCATTTAGAAAGAGATATTGATGTTTTAGTTCAGGCGCGAAAATCTTCTGAATATTTAATAAAACAGTTAATTCCTGCATTAAAGCAAAAGTGTAAAGTCTTTGTCGTTGATTCTTATATTGAAGATTTACCGGGATTATTCAATCGAGCTAAAATATATCTCTATGACTCCGCTGAATATTGGGCGCAACAGGGGGTAAGTGAAGGATTTGGTTTGCAACCAATGGAAGCTCTGGCTTGTGGTTGTCAGGTTTTTTCTAGTGTTAACGGCGGACTTTCTGATTACTTAGATCCTGGATTTAATTGTTATAAAATTGCTGGTTATTCCCTAGAATATGATGTGCAACGAATTCTCAAAACTTTATCATCTCCAGTTTCTTTAACTTTACCATCCGAGATTTTAACAGAGTATCGAACTGAGAATATTATTAAGCGGTTCAGGGTAATTTTATCAGATATTAATGAGTTCTTCGACCACAAAAACCATTACTCGGCTAATATTCAAGATTTAACCCAGTTGCGGTTAACAAAACTATTCATACAGAGAGTGTACGGTAAACTGAAACAGAAATACAGCAGCCGTCAGTAG
- a CDS encoding DUF6391 domain-containing protein, giving the protein MNTPTSFPVSSSPFNFFNLDLIAPSPHQDSDLLKQLSFVPGLQEMLMLRQVHALEHATVWVLGETQSVYSSPRKPTNVQFDNESLSGLSTEQGFYLYGDVNISYLRRAVTLAQHRLTSGEWDLAVHPRCGTNLSVAMLLTAGLAVSMYIMLPFRPIEQLIGLGLAATTASELAPDLGTIAQRYLTTAIPFNLAIENIIRTRDTWGREAHFVRVKWRE; this is encoded by the coding sequence ATGAATACTCCTACTTCTTTTCCAGTTAGCTCATCTCCCTTTAATTTTTTTAACCTTGACTTGATAGCACCATCACCGCATCAAGATAGCGATTTACTCAAACAACTATCTTTTGTGCCTGGGTTACAAGAAATGCTCATGCTGCGTCAGGTTCACGCCTTAGAACACGCTACTGTTTGGGTTTTGGGCGAAACTCAAAGTGTTTACTCTTCTCCTCGAAAACCCACTAATGTACAGTTCGATAACGAATCATTAAGCGGTTTATCCACAGAACAGGGATTTTACCTTTATGGTGATGTAAATATCAGTTATTTGCGGCGTGCGGTAACACTAGCCCAGCATCGTCTCACTAGCGGAGAATGGGATTTAGCTGTCCATCCCCGTTGCGGGACAAATTTATCTGTAGCAATGTTGTTAACTGCTGGGCTTGCTGTAAGTATGTATATAATGCTACCATTTAGACCAATTGAGCAACTCATAGGTTTAGGATTAGCAGCAACTACGGCTTCTGAACTTGCACCGGATTTAGGAACAATCGCCCAACGTTATTTAACAACAGCTATCCCCTTTAACCTAGCCATTGAAAATATCATTCGTACACGGGACACTTGGGGAAGAGAGGCACATTTTGTTAGGGTAAAATGGCGGGAATAA
- a CDS encoding helix-turn-helix domain-containing protein: MAASESGTPVSLSDRELQIIDLVAAGLTNQEIAGKLEISKRTVDNHISNILTKTKTDNRVALVRWALQWGKVCLNDVNCCTLPNQNDSTIG, from the coding sequence ATGGCTGCTAGTGAGTCTGGGACCCCTGTTAGTCTGTCAGACAGAGAACTGCAAATTATCGACTTAGTGGCCGCAGGCTTAACTAACCAAGAAATTGCAGGAAAACTGGAGATTAGCAAACGTACAGTTGATAACCATATCAGCAATATCCTCACCAAAACCAAGACGGACAACCGAGTCGCATTGGTTCGCTGGGCTTTACAGTGGGGAAAAGTCTGTTTAAACGATGTCAATTGCTGTACCCTACCTAACCAAAATGATTCAACCATTGGTTAG
- a CDS encoding carbohydrate kinase family protein translates to MSNPHVLCLGEVLFDCLADQMGLKLEEVKSWTPYPGGAPANVACALVKLGTPAGFIGAVGEDEPGNTLVKLLQDVGVDTTGVQRHPIAPTRQVYVVRDLTGDRSFAGFGKYDTSEFADTRLQAQQLPHSLFNEADFLVLGTLELAYPESEAAIHQALKLAEQYDLKIILDVNWRPVFWQDANIARQKIEALLPRFDFLKLTKEEAQWLFNTNDPGAITYRMNSLEGVLVTDGENGCAYCLGENEGKLPAFSIPVVDTTGAGDSFLAGFIHKLSQSGIHSLRDAETAKRVITYASAVGALTTIKPGAIASQPTAAEVDAFLASHQLP, encoded by the coding sequence ATGAGCAATCCCCATGTTTTGTGTCTTGGCGAAGTTTTGTTTGATTGTTTAGCTGATCAAATGGGGCTAAAGCTGGAAGAAGTCAAGTCTTGGACTCCCTACCCAGGGGGAGCGCCTGCTAATGTTGCTTGTGCTTTGGTGAAGCTGGGAACACCCGCAGGTTTTATTGGCGCAGTAGGAGAAGATGAACCTGGTAATACACTGGTGAAGCTATTACAAGATGTAGGTGTAGATACAACAGGTGTGCAACGTCATCCCATAGCACCAACGCGACAAGTTTATGTAGTCAGGGATTTGACTGGCGATCGCTCTTTTGCTGGATTTGGTAAATATGATACTAGCGAATTTGCTGATACCCGCTTACAAGCCCAGCAATTACCCCATTCATTGTTTAATGAGGCTGATTTTTTGGTGTTGGGGACTTTGGAATTAGCCTATCCTGAAAGTGAGGCGGCAATTCACCAGGCATTGAAATTAGCGGAACAATACGATCTCAAGATCATTTTAGATGTGAATTGGCGGCCTGTATTTTGGCAAGATGCAAATATAGCGCGACAAAAGATTGAGGCATTATTACCGCGTTTCGATTTTCTCAAACTGACTAAAGAAGAAGCTCAATGGTTATTTAATACCAATGACCCTGGAGCAATTACTTACAGAATGAACTCATTAGAAGGGGTTTTAGTCACAGATGGAGAAAATGGCTGTGCCTATTGTTTAGGTGAAAACGAAGGTAAATTACCTGCTTTTTCTATTCCTGTGGTCGATACCACTGGTGCGGGAGACAGCTTTTTAGCTGGGTTTATCCATAAGTTGAGTCAGTCGGGTATTCACAGTTTGAGGGATGCAGAAACTGCAAAACGAGTTATCACCTATGCTAGTGCTGTGGGGGCGCTGACTACTATTAAACCAGGTGCGATCGCATCCCAACCCACTGCGGCTGAAGTTGATGCTTTTCTGGCTTCCCATCAACTCCCATAA
- a CDS encoding gluconokinase produces the protein MGVSGCGKTTIGKLLADSLCWKFHDADTFHSPANIAKMQLGIPLNDADRMPWLEDLQDYIKSWLQENKNVVLACSALKASYRQILLCDSRIQLVYIQGSFDVIQDRLRKRQNHFMGEKLLKSQFNDLEEPDNAIFVDVAEAPEVIVEKIRKALRIYGS, from the coding sequence ATGGGTGTCTCTGGTTGCGGTAAAACCACCATCGGTAAACTTTTAGCAGATTCATTATGCTGGAAATTTCATGACGCTGACACCTTTCACTCACCAGCAAACATCGCAAAAATGCAGCTTGGTATTCCCCTCAATGATGCCGATAGAATGCCTTGGTTAGAAGATTTACAGGATTATATCAAAAGTTGGCTGCAAGAAAATAAAAATGTTGTTTTAGCCTGTTCTGCACTTAAGGCCAGCTATCGCCAAATTCTCTTATGTGATAGCCGCATCCAGCTAGTATATATTCAGGGGTCTTTTGATGTCATTCAAGACCGTTTGAGAAAGCGTCAAAATCACTTTATGGGTGAAAAACTCCTCAAAAGCCAGTTTAATGACCTTGAGGAGCCAGATAATGCTATTTTTGTTGATGTTGCTGAAGCACCAGAGGTAATTGTAGAGAAGATTAGAAAAGCTTTAAGAATTTATGGGAGTTGA